The genomic region TCATaaaacctgcaatttttttttttggttaattcTTAGTATTTTGTAAGATAGATACTTACATGGTATTCCTGGATGAGATCATCATCCTTTTCACCCAAGTAATGAACCAAGCAACGAATGACAACTTCTCTTGTCTGGTCAATAGTAACACCACCAGGGTTCTAAAATGTAGCAAAATGTACTATTGATTACCAGTGCCAACAATCTCTAAGATCTTGTTAAATATATCCAACCAAATcgattaaagattacattattttaaaatacctgATGAATGGCAACCATTTTGTCCTGCAAAGTTTGTCCAAGTGCTCCTCCTTTGGCACAAAATATGCTCAACAGATTTGGGGTATACTGGTCCAACATCTGCATAAATTTTGGCTCTAAATCCAAAGTGGTAATTCTCCTgaattcttcatttatctgaaaggaaataacaaaacaaaaaatcaaaatgtaaacgATTTATACAAAAGTACTGCATTTATAGGGCACCTCACTATATTGTCTTTATGTAAGTTTATGGAATGTAATGTTATAAGCAATGCATAAACTTGCATGTCTTaaccaaaacatgaaattacTGTTCATTCAATGTATAACTTGTCtacagcaataaattaaattttccatatgttgtttttagCAATACTTGAAATCACATATTAGAGAGGTGCTGTAAGGATAAAAGGTTGTCATTTAATGACTCACCTGCTGGGGGTTAAACAGTGCAGGCCATCTGTCTTTAAAATCCACAACTCTGGGGGACAGGTTGACAACTTCATGTCTTCTGAGCGCGAaagtttttgccatttttgcttTGATCACCATGGTATTGTCCCTCTTTTTTACTTCACTAAGCAATTCCAACCTTTCTTGCTCCAAACTCTCTTCACTCTGACCTGTTGGGTATGGTGGCAGGTAATTCACTTCTGCTTTCCTCGGCTTTTTGACATTCTTTGCGGGTTTCCTGTTCTCAGGACTCTTACTTTTCAGCGTGTTACATGTAACTTCAGGACAACCAAACTTGCTGAGTCGCCTTCTGTAATCAGCCATTTTGTACTTAAGACTCATCTGCCAACCATAATATCCACTTAAGGAACCAGGTTCTTTTAGACATGGATATTTCCGAACAAGTGCTTCTGCCACACAGATAATCTGCATACCTGAAGGATATGCTGTATAAGCATAAATAGCCTGAGTCAGCCTTTCAGTTATatttctctttacattttgGACACTCATAAGAGTGCCATCTCTCATGTAGGCCTCCATTGCCTTTTCAAGCACGATCTGTACTTCTGGGGAGAAACATGGAATTGTAAATTCTTGAGGCCATGGTAGCCTGTCTGGGCTACTCTGTGGAGAAAGGATGAGTGTATcttgagaagaagaggaaagtgCATCATCTGACTGGGTTGTAGATACATCTGCCCCACTGTAACCTGACGAACTATGTATAAATGCAACGGCAGATGATTCCTCTTCAAACTGTAATGTACTGGTGCTAGGGATGGTATCATGTTGAGTACAGAATGTCAGCACCACAGGAGAAGGGAACACAACTTTGACTGTATCCTTGTGTTGAATCTGGTCAGTAGAAGTAAGTGTGAAAAAGTCATGAAAATCAGAGTCCATGTACTGTAGGCTAAACTCCTCGGTTATAACAAATGCTTCCTTTACAGCTAATTTCAATTCATCTACAGTATTTGGGATTCCTAAGGGAAGGACTAGCTTCCTGATTTGCTTCTTAATAAGAACTTTTAGTGCTGCAGGGTCCATGTTGTATCTTAGACCTAAGACAATAAAAGAAGTGAtagtcatttataaaaatagcaCAAAGCAAGAAATAACACAGACCTAAACCTGAATAGTTTGTGAGATCATACAACAATCTAAAATGTACAACCTATGTAACGCTTCAGAGTAACCAAACGATTTTTACCAACACAATAAGCTGCCAAAGGATAAGAATCACCAAGTGCTccatgctcaacaagaagaaaatgcCCAGATGACTCAAGGTGATATGATCTTAGATGCTCATTGTAATAAGCAATAAGAGTCTTGACAATGAAACTGAGACCTTTGTCCAAAACTATCTGAACGATCTCAACAAAGTCAGGTAGACCTCCAGTACAACCATAAGGCAATATCATGCCCACTTTGTATGTTGTTCCACAGTAAGATACAGCATTGGCCAACTGCACACTTGTTTGGTTTGGTGATAATTTTCTTATGGCCTCCTGTACCTCTGCATGTACCAATTCCATAGGCATTTTGTGCACcttactgacacacactgaaggTGTCACAGTGCTTGCATAGGAGTGGTAAGCCATCATCATTTGGTGCCTTGTAGTGAGtgacagcaaaacatttctgaagttgGTAGTATGCCTCACTACACGTTTAAAGAAACTATGTTTTGATTCAAATCGCATTGTCCAAAATCCAACAAGTGGTCCAAAGGCTTCAATCATTTGAGGATAGTGCTCCAAGAAGTGGTGTTTTGGAAGCAGTCGTTCATTTGGAAACACACTTAAAAAGAGATGGCGATGTTCAGATATCTTTAAGTCAAGGAAAGCAATACTTTCTGCT from Scleropages formosus chromosome 12, fSclFor1.1, whole genome shotgun sequence harbors:
- the LOC114912045 gene encoding uncharacterized protein LOC114912045; this encodes MDPAALKVLIKKQIRKLVLPLGIPNTVDELKLAVKEAFVITEEFSLQYMDSDFHDFFTLTSTDQIQHKDTVKVVFPSPVVLTFCTQHDTIPSTSTLQFEEESSAVAFIHSSSGYSGADVSTTQSDDALSSSSQDTLILSPQSSPDRLPWPQEFTIPCFSPEVQIVLEKAMEAYMRDGTLMSVQNVKRNITERLTQAIYAYTAYPSGMQIICVAEALVRKYPCLKEPGSLSGYYGWQMSLKYKMADYRRRLSKFGCPEVTCNTLKSKSPENRKPAKNVKKPRKAEVNYLPPYPTGQSEESLEQERLELLSEVKKRDNTMVIKAKMAKTFALRRHEVVNLSPRVVDFKDRWPALFNPQQINEEFRRITTLDLEPKFMQMLDQYTPNLLSIFCAKGGALGQTLQDKMVAIHQNPGGVTIDQTREVVIRCLVHYLGEKDDDLIQEYHCAETDFQQDLMHHTMKISVFKRGEQDDISIVLEGAQVVSGLGNVAKACAVLLGLTYALNLSYPKQLRRVLVFIDGSPELTVINRVPVFAAGLSELQRYQA